GGCAAGGGAGCAGCGCCGACGACGTGATCGGGGAGCAGGTCGTGGGTTTCTACGACCGCACGGACAACAGCATCCACGTGCGGGGGGACAGCTACGCGGACGATCCCGACGAAGCGCGCCTGGTGCTCGCGCACGAGCTCGCGCATTCGCTCCAGGTGCAGAACCTGCCCATGCCGCCGTTGGCGGAGGCGAAGGACAGCGATACGCGGCTCGCGAGCATGGCGGTGCTCGAGGGCGACGCCATGCTGGTGATGCTGGCGCACGCGGCGTACCGCTACCGCGTGCCGCTCAGCCGCGCCCTGGCGCGCGCCGCCGTGGCGGCCAGCGACGAAGCGCTGGAGCGCTACCTGCGCGCCAACAAGGCGGATCAGATGCTGAAGAACGCGCCGCCCATGATGCGCGAGCGCCTGATGTTCCCGTACATGCGCGGGCTCACCTTCGTGGGAGATCTGTGGCGCGCCGGCGGCTTCGAGCTGGTAAACCGCATGTTCGCGCATCCGCCCAGCACCACCGAACAGGTGATCCATCCCGAGAAGTACCTCGCCGGCGAAGGCGCCGTCGCCGTGGATCCGCCGGCCGCTCCCGAGGGCTACGAGCGATTGGTCACGGGGCGGGTGGGCGAGCTCGCCACGCGGGTGATCCTGTCGCGTTGCGTCGACAAAAACCAGGCGGCCACCGCCGCGGCGGGCTGGGGAGGGGATGCCTTCAGCATCGTGAAGAGCGCGTCCGGCCCGGGGCTCTTGTGGGCCACCACTTGGGACGACGAGCGAGAAGCGCAGGAGTTCGAGGTCGCGCTGCGGAGCTACGTGGCGTGCACGCGCAAGCAAACGGCGGAGACGGTGATGCCTGCGGGGGACGTGGTGCGTCGCCAAGGGCAGACGGTGGTGCTCACTCGCGGCTTCGGTGGGCGCGACGCCACGACGGCGCTCTTGACGCTGCCCCACGCTCCAGAGACGCCGACTGCGCCCCTCGGCGCCGTGACGATCCCGCCGAAGAAGATCGTGCCCAAGGTGCCGCCGCCCTACGTGAGCGCTGGCGTGTACGTGAACCCGAAGCTCGGCCTGATGGCGCGGGTGCCGCCAGGCGCTTCGATCGAGATGCCCAGCGCCACCAGCGCGATGTTCTCCATGCATGGTCGCTCGCCGGCGCTGGCGGGCATCGAGCTGTCGGATCGCGTGGCCGCGGGCGACACCATCGATCAGATCCACGCCAGCTTGGCGGACGCGATGAAGCACGCCATCGGCGACGCCGGCGAGCTCGAGTACATCGGAGGGCAGGACATCTCGCTGCCCTCCCTGGGACGAGGAGTGCTCCGGAGCTGGCGGGTGAAGCAGACGAGCGTCGGTCTCAGCGCCATCGTTTTGCCGGTGTGCCGCGGTACCGGCAGTTTCGTGTTTTGGCGGATCTGGGTCGACCCCAGTGGCGCCGCCCTGCTCGACCAGTGGCTGGCGAGCGTGCGGCCCACGGCGTGGCGTGAGCCGCCGATCTGCGCAGAGCTGGATCCCTGAGTCAGAGCTCCAAGACGAGGTACGTCATGTCGTGGCGACCGCCGTCCGGGTCGGTGCCGTAGCCCGGCACGACGTGCGGCTTGAACCCGAGGGCGGTCAGCGTCTCCACGCTGTCCTTCTCCAAATCGCTGATGAGCATGCAGGAGAGATGGCGCAGGCCGTTCTCGCGGGCGATGTTGATGAACTGGTTCACGAACGTGGTACCGAGGCCGGCGCCGCGATAGTCCGGATCGATCAGCCACTTGATGCGCCCCGTGAGGCGCAGCGGTCCGCCATGGCGGCGATGCAGCGTGGCGTCCGCGACCACGCGCGTGCCGTCGAGGGCGAGAAGGGGAAAGGCTCGGCCGAAGTCGACGTTACGGCCCCAGTTCTCGACGACCTCCCGGTCGTCGATCCGGTCCCAAGCAAAGCGGCGGTTGGACGGCGGCAGCCTTTGAAAGAACTCCCACAGTGCCTGCGTGTCCGCAGGCCCAAATGGGCGCATCAGCACACGCCGTCCGTCACGCAGGGACACCTCTTGGGGGTATCGGTTAGGCATGGTTCTCCTCGTCTGGGTACATCCTAGGTGGGCCTCCCCTCCCGAGGCCACGGGCCACATGCCGATTCCGCGCCAACCCGAGGATTTCCGAGTTCATGCGGAAGCTTGGGGGTGCTCCGGGGCGGGACGCGCAGTCTCTGCGCGGAGGGGGTGGCGGCCGCGATCATCGTGCGCGAAGGCATGCCTCGTGCCGCCGATTCGTGCGGGCGTGCATCGCTGCTGGAGGCGAGTACGATGCCGCCGATGCCCGCCCGCTACGAGCCCGTCATCGGCCTCGAGGTCCACGCTCAGCTCTTGACCCGCACGAAGCTGTTTTGCGGGTGTTCCACTGGCTTCGGCGCTGCTCCCAACAGCCACGTGTGCCCCACCTGCCTGGGGCTTCCGGGGGCCCTACCGGTGCTCAACGGCCGGGCGGTGGAGATGGCGATTTTCGCCGCGTTGGCTCTGGGCTGCACGGTGCACGAAAGCAGCGTGTTCGCGCGCAAGAATTACTTCTACCCGGATCTTCCCAAAGGTTACCAGATCAGCCAGTACGAGCTGCCGCTGGCGACCGACGGCCATCTCGAGATCGACGTGGACGAGGGCGTGAAGCGCGTC
This portion of the Polyangiaceae bacterium genome encodes:
- a CDS encoding GNAT family N-acetyltransferase; the encoded protein is MPNRYPQEVSLRDGRRVLMRPFGPADTQALWEFFQRLPPSNRRFAWDRIDDREVVENWGRNVDFGRAFPLLALDGTRVVADATLHRRHGGPLRLTGRIKWLIDPDYRGAGLGTTFVNQFINIARENGLRHLSCMLISDLEKDSVETLTALGFKPHVVPGYGTDPDGGRHDMTYLVLEL